In one window of Bacteroidota bacterium DNA:
- a CDS encoding DNA mismatch repair protein MutS translates to MFNKGDKVTFIDDSINGEVLSVSGSEIVIETEDGFEMKCTSEEIIKRGGFDDAMSSYIDNRTFDRIMKENSMDKRRASVKRPSRKDDYLIEVDLHIERILKNYKHMDSSDILEYQLNRAKYKLEESMRSAKKGLVFIHGHGDGVLKAELYSLLKRYNVQYYDGDYAKYAGGATEVVFK, encoded by the coding sequence ATGTTTAATAAAGGAGATAAAGTTACTTTCATAGATGATTCTATAAACGGAGAAGTATTGTCTGTTTCCGGATCGGAAATAGTTATAGAAACAGAAGATGGCTTCGAAATGAAATGTACATCAGAAGAAATCATAAAAAGAGGAGGGTTTGATGATGCTATGTCTTCATATATCGATAATCGTACTTTTGATAGGATTATGAAAGAGAATTCTATGGACAAAAGGCGTGCTTCTGTAAAAAGACCGTCACGAAAAGATGATTATCTGATAGAAGTGGATTTACATATAGAGCGTATACTTAAAAATTATAAACATATGGATTCGAGTGATATTTTAGAATATCAATTGAACCGGGCCAAGTATAAACTCGAAGAAAGTATGCGTAGCGCTAAAAAAGGACTTGTGTTTATTCACGGTCATGGAGATGGTGTATTGAAAGCAGAGTTGTATTCATTATTGAAACGATACAATGTTCAGTATTATGACGGAGACTATGCAAAATACGCTGGAGGAGCTACTGAAGTAGTATTCAAATAA